From Pseudomonas fluorescens, one genomic window encodes:
- the ercA gene encoding alcohol dehydrogenase-like regulatory protein ErcA, translating into MSQSLSQLRKFVSPEIIFGAGCRHNVGNFAKSFGARKVLVVSDPGVIAAGWVADVEASLQALDIDYCLYSDVSPNPRVEEVMRGAELYREQQCDVIVAVGGGSPMDCGKGIGIVVAHGRSILEFEGVDTIRVPSPPLILIPTTAGTSADVSQFVIISNQQERMKFSIVSKAVVPDVSLIDPETTLSMDPFLSACTGIDALVHAIEAFVSTGHGPLTDPHALEAMRLINGNLVQMIANPHDIALREKIMLGSMQAGLAFSNAILGAVHAMSHSLGGFLDLPHGLCNAVLVEHVVAFNYSSAPERFKVIAETFGIDCRGLNHRQICGRLVEHLIALKHAIGFHETLGLHGVSTADIPFLSQHAMDDPCILTNPRESSQRDVEVVYGEAL; encoded by the coding sequence ATGAGCCAGAGTCTCAGTCAACTGCGTAAATTCGTTTCCCCGGAAATCATTTTCGGTGCCGGCTGCCGGCACAACGTCGGCAACTTCGCCAAGAGTTTCGGCGCGCGCAAGGTGCTGGTGGTCAGTGATCCCGGGGTGATTGCCGCCGGTTGGGTGGCGGATGTCGAGGCCAGCCTGCAGGCGTTGGATATCGATTACTGCCTGTATAGCGACGTATCGCCCAACCCACGGGTCGAGGAAGTCATGCGCGGTGCCGAGTTGTACCGCGAGCAACAGTGCGACGTGATTGTCGCGGTCGGCGGCGGCAGCCCGATGGACTGCGGCAAGGGTATCGGCATCGTGGTCGCTCATGGGCGCAGCATCCTCGAGTTCGAGGGCGTGGACACCATTCGTGTGCCGAGCCCGCCGCTGATCCTGATTCCGACCACCGCCGGCACCTCCGCAGACGTCTCGCAGTTCGTGATCATTTCCAACCAGCAGGAACGCATGAAGTTCTCCATCGTCAGCAAGGCGGTGGTGCCGGACGTGTCGCTGATCGACCCGGAAACCACCCTGAGCATGGACCCGTTCCTCTCGGCCTGTACCGGTATCGACGCGCTGGTGCATGCAATCGAGGCGTTCGTTTCCACTGGCCACGGCCCGCTGACCGATCCCCATGCGCTGGAAGCAATGCGCCTGATCAACGGCAATCTGGTGCAGATGATTGCCAATCCCCACGACATTGCCCTGCGCGAGAAAATCATGCTCGGCAGCATGCAGGCCGGGCTGGCGTTCTCCAACGCGATCCTCGGCGCGGTGCACGCCATGTCCCACAGCCTCGGCGGCTTTCTCGACCTGCCTCACGGCTTGTGCAACGCGGTGCTGGTGGAACACGTGGTGGCGTTCAACTACAGCTCGGCGCCGGAGCGTTTCAAGGTGATCGCCGAGACCTTCGGCATCGATTGCCGTGGCCTCAATCACCGGCAGATCTGCGGCCGTCTGGTGGAGCACCTGATCGCCCTCAAGCACGCCATCGGCTTCCACGAGACCCTTGGATTGCACGGCGTCAGCACGGCGGATATTCCGTTCCTGTCGCAGCACGCGATGGACGATCCGTGCATTCTCACCAACCCCCGCGAATCCAGTCAGCGTGACGTCGAGGTCGTTTATGGCGAAGCCCTCTGA